AACAGTTGGAAATCGCAGCAACCTTTTGTATCCCACTGTTGTGCCACTAATCACATTCTTCCATCTACCTCCACTCAGGATCTCAAGATGGAACTTGATGATGCGTTGTCCCATGTGAATCGGCTCTTGAACTTGCAAAACGTTAAAAGATACTGATTCTTGAAGGTCTAAATATAAGACCCAATCACGTTGATCCTCTTCAGGAGCCCAGTAGGTGTAAATACTTTCTTCAAAGACATTATATGGACTGAACTGATAATTATCATTGCCTCCTCGAATACTGCTAGCAGTTAGGAGACCTTTCTCGGCCAAATTATTTGAGAATATAGACCTCCGAAGTTCCTTGAATTCTTGGAGTGCTTGTATATCTTCATCTGAAATAAGACCGGAAGAATTTGGGGGCACATTTAGCAACAAAAGACAATTACGACCAGCTGATTTGTAGTATATATCAAGAAGTTCCAATGCTGACTTTGGCACTTGAGATGCATGCCAAAACCAACCCCGCCTGATTGAGACATCACACTCGGCAGGTACCCAGTCATGACCATGAGGGTCTCCTCCTTGAGAGTATCTGTTAGATAATTCATAAATAATGTTATAACACTATGGGTACTAGTTTGGTTCCAAATCCAAAAAGCACAAAAGAAAATGGTTTGTTGATGGTTCAAAGCAAGCATGTCCTAACTTCATAGATTTCATGGAGAATTTGCTGTAAGCAACGGCATAATCATCAGGTAATTTTGAGCAAAAAGGCCTAAATTAAAAAGTAGGAATAGATGCTTACTGAGGATTGGTTCCACCAATTACGGCATTACTTCGATTGAAAAGAGACCAACAAGTAGAACCAGCAACACCAGCCTCATCCCCGATCCACCTTGTGTCAGGACCTGCATCAGAAAAGATGACGGCATCTGGTTGGAGCTGATGAATGAGACTAAACCAAGCATCGAAGTAATACTCCATATCCTTTTCCCCCTCCCCTTTGGCACCATCCAACCATACTTCCTTGATATCTCCATATCTGCTTAAATTTGAAACGGGAAATTTAACACTCTGCACTTCCCAATTCAGAAAACCTAAATGGAACAAAACTATGAAGAAAGGAGTCACACAATACCATAATCAATGGAGTGCCTAAATCAACAGGAAATTATCAAAATCAATACAGTTCAAGCAAAGAAGCTCAAAGAGAAGGCAATACAACAATTACAAAACCACTCAGTTGCATAAGCAAACACAATTCCTATGAACATAAATCAACGAACAAATTCAGAGGATAAAttccttcaaaaaaaaaaaaccaaagacCCAAAGAGACAGCCAATGCATAACATAAAAGATTAACTAAGTACTAAATCAGAAATGAACAATACCAACAAGAACATAAATGAgaaaaacatatcaaaatttataaacaaaataaagatagcaaacaagagaaaactcaaaaagGGCGAACGAAACAATGAATTACCTAGTCAACAGCTCAGTCATCTGTCCGATATAGAATTCATTGTATTCCAGGGTCTTCCCATAGCAACTTTCATGCCTATCCCATGGAGACAGATAAAGCCCCAAAGCAATACCAGCTTCCTTAGCTCCCGCAGCCAACTCAGCAACAACATCGCCCTTCCCATCTCTCCACGGACTTGCCTTCACGGAATAATCCGTGTATTCACTTGGCCACAAGCAGAAGCCATCATGATGCTTGGCAGTAAGGATCACCCTTGAAAACCCAGCTTCCTTGGCTACATGTACCCACTGAGAAGCATTTAGTAGGGTGGGGTTGAACACAGAGGGGCTGGCATGGCCTGTTCCCCACTCTGAGTCAGTGAAGGTGTTGGGTCCAAAGTGGAGAAAGAGTGCCATGGAAGAGAGTTGCCATTGGAGCTGAGAAGCCGAAGGAAGGGGTAAAATGGGCAAAGGGGGTGGTATTTTGAGGGCAGAATGGGGAATGGCGGAGAAAAACAGGCTGACAAAGATTGGTAAAGCGTGTATAGAAATGCGTTTTCTAGAATTGAAGGATGGATTAGGCATTTTGATGGTGTTGCAGCTGGCTTTGGTGATGGTGAAAGACAGGTACCTGAAAGTGGATGTT
Above is a genomic segment from Gossypium arboreum isolate Shixiya-1 chromosome 8, ASM2569848v2, whole genome shotgun sequence containing:
- the LOC108470038 gene encoding alpha-L-fucosidase 1, producing the protein MPNPSFNSRKRISIHALPIFVSLFFSAIPHSALKIPPPLPILPLPSASQLQWQLSSMALFLHFGPNTFTDSEWGTGHASPSVFNPTLLNASQWVHVAKEAGFSRVILTAKHHDGFCLWPSEYTDYSVKASPWRDGKGDVVAELAAGAKEAGIALGLYLSPWDRHESCYGKTLEYNEFYIGQMTELLTRYGDIKEVWLDGAKGEGEKDMEYYFDAWFSLIHQLQPDAVIFSDAGPDTRWIGDEAGVAGSTCWSLFNRSNAVIGGTNPQYSQGGDPHGHDWVPAECDVSIRRGWFWHASQVPKSALELLDIYYKSAGRNCLLLLNVPPNSSGLISDEDIQALQEFKELRRSIFSNNLAEKGLLTASSIRGGNDNYQFSPYNVFEESIYTYWAPEEDQRDWVLYLDLQESVSFNVLQVQEPIHMGQRIIKFHLEILSGGRWKNVISGTTVGYKRLLRFPTVQSQYLKLVVDMSRADPLISYMGLHMDRFSILSHASNTTSQIYVNGSQVLRQVPNKHSQTATV